TGATGCCCCGCTTGTGCGGggaggctgctccctgcccctgctgcctgccctcccACTGTGGGGGTGCCCAGGGGTGTGTGCAGCGGGAGCCTCTCCAGGCTGGTGGCCCCGAGTGGGGTGATGGCACGCCTGGCCTGGTGTCACCTTTCCCACTACCTGCACTCATGCAGGCTCTCCCCAATTTGCAGGATGACTACATCAAGAGCTGGGAGGACAACCAGCCCGGGGATGAAGGTACCGCTGAGATAAGTTTGGGATGGGGCACAGTGGGCTCGGTGCCAGCCAGTATGgtgtgtgggggggggaggcggggggtgTGCGTCGCACTCTCTGTTTGTACCCCCCGGACTCTTCCCTTCTGGCTGGGAGCGGCAGTGGGGTCTGTGCGagccaggaagcagcagctggtgccGAGGCggctgcccagctgcagcctgaatggCGCTTTGTGCCGGGCCGGCTGGtggccggggctgcgggggctcCACTGGGGTGTGCCTGCCTGCCCCAGTCCCTCTCTGCCCCCCCCAGCCCTGGACACCACCAAGGACCCTTGCCAGAAGGTGAAGTGCAGCCGGCACAAGGTGTGCGTGGCGCAGGGCTATCAGCGCGCAATGTGCATCAGCCGCAAGAAGCTGGAGCACAGGTAGGAGCCCGGCGGTGCCGAGGCCGAGCGGCggcaggaggaaggggggcCCGAGGCGGGGGGCTCAGCACCCTCTCGCCCGTGCAGGATCAAGCCACTGGGCCCCAAGGCGCACGGGGGCTGCAAGCCCTGCCACGCCGCCCCGGTGGCTGCCGTCTGCGGCTCCGACGGCCACACCTATAGCTCGGCGGTAAGGACAGCGGCACCCGCCGCGGGGACGGGGCCTTgtgccctgtgtccccctgccGACATCCCGCTGCCGCCCCGCAGTGcaagctggagcagcaggcGTGCCTGGCCAGCAAGCAGCTGACGGTGCGGTGCGAGGGGCAGTGCCCCTGCCCGACCCCGCATAGCCCTGCCGGCGACAGCAAACAAGGTAATTGGGGAGCAGGGCACCGGGGGACTGTCCCCGAGCTCTGCCCGGCCTGACACTGCCCCGCTGGACCCCCCAGAACTGTGCACCGGGCAGGATCTGGCCGACCTGGGTGACCGCCTGCGCGACTGGTTCCAGCTCCTGCGTGAGAATGCCAAGCAGAACGGCTCCGGCGGGCTCCCCGCCAGCCCCACCACTGGTACATGTCCCCGCcacacagggaggggacacggggtgctgtccctggcggggccgggcagccACGGGCTTCATCCTGCCCTGCAGCGTTGGAGAGGAGCGTGGCAGCCACCTGCAAGGAGGCGGTGGGGTGGATGTTCACCCGGCTGGACACGAGCAGGGATCTCTTCCTGGAGGCGGCCGAGCTGGCCGCCATCAACCTGGACAAGTACGAGGTGTGCATCCGCGCCTTCTTCAACTCCTGCGACACCTCCAAGGATGGCCGTGTCTCCGCCCCCGAGTGGTGCTTCTGCTTCTGGAGGGAAAGTGCGTCCGGGCAGGGAGGGAATGGTGCTACAGGGGCCGGGGGCTGGACACCGTGGGGTCAGGAGGATGCATCtcgtggggctgggggtggatgTCCTGAGGGATGCGTGCCATGGATTGGGGAATCCATGCTGTAGGATCGGGGTTGTACATCTTGGGGTCATAAGGAACCCATGCTGTGAGTAAACGTGGGTGTGGGAGGGAAGTGCATCATGGGGGGCTTATGTCATGGGGTAATGGGCAATCcctgctgtgggtttggggtgtcgGTGGGATGTTTGCCAGAGGGGGAGAGGTACACCAcagggtttggggcaggggggCTGGAAACTATGGTGGGTATATGTGGTGTGGGTCATGGGGAAGCACATCTTGGGTTAAGGGCGATGTGCATCACTGGGGGATGTACAGCATGGGGCCAGGGGGATACACACGAAGGAGCTGAGGGGATGTACTCCATGGGCCAGGGTGGGTGCATATCGTGGGGAATGCACACTGTGGGGTCTGGGGGGATGTATTCCATGCTGTTGGGGGATTGCactccatgggctgggaggaTGCACGCCACCGGAATGAATGAATGCTATGAGTTTGGAGGCGCACACTGTGTGGGGTGAGGGGTTGCCGGCCATGGGGGGCTGCATGCCCACCCTAAGAGCAGCATGTGGCATTGCTGCAGAGCCACCCTGTCtcagggagctggagaagaTCCAGATCCAAGAAGGAACCAAAAAAAAGCTGGGTGAGTGGAGTGTCCCAGGGCCCtttcccccagcagtgccccgCACAGCCGGGCTGCGATGAGGATGGGGAATTCCCTGGGGGGCTTTGGCACTGCACgtgtttggggggggtggggggccgTTGCTTCCCTGCAGGCACCTTCATTCCCAGCTGCGATGAGGATGGCTACTACCGGCGGGCACAGTGCGAGCCGGGTGGCGGCGAGTGCTGGTGTGTGGACCAGCATGGGGCTGAGCTGACGGGCACCCGCGGCCACGGCAGCCCTGACTGCGGTGAGAGC
This portion of the Hirundo rustica isolate bHirRus1 chromosome 8, bHirRus1.pri.v3, whole genome shotgun sequence genome encodes:
- the SPOCK2 gene encoding testican-2, encoding MRGCGGRRALLALLALLLPAAAAAGPGPATGPATGPGPAAAGESPGNFMEDEQWLSSISQYGGRIKHWNRFRDDDYIKSWEDNQPGDEALDTTKDPCQKVKCSRHKVCVAQGYQRAMCISRKKLEHRIKPLGPKAHGGCKPCHAAPVAAVCGSDGHTYSSACKLEQQACLASKQLTVRCEGQCPCPTPHSPAGDSKQELCTGQDLADLGDRLRDWFQLLRENAKQNGSGGLPASPTTALERSVAATCKEAVGWMFTRLDTSRDLFLEAAELAAINLDKYEVCIRAFFNSCDTSKDGRVSAPEWCFCFWREKPPCLRELEKIQIQEGTKKKLGTFIPSCDEDGYYRRAQCEPGGGECWCVDQHGAELTGTRGHGSPDCDEATGFSGDFGSSVGWEDEEEKEPEEAGEEGEEEEGEAGEGDDGGYIW